TGAATTCGCAGTCTAAGAGCGAGAGAGTTTTGCCTCAACCGAAATTTTTAGTAATCGTAATAGGAGTTTTGCTGATGGCGGAACTGATTTTGTGCCAAGAGAACAAAGATCAGAAGTAGAGAAGCAAGTTCGATCATCCCTGAGAAAAAGCCTCGCATAAAAAACTCCTTTGGCCAAACTATGGATCCGGTCGGTCATCCCAATCCTGAAAAGGAGTGGTTGTGAGTCACTCCAAATAGGTCCGTGAACGAATCCTAGTTCATGGGATAGCAAAAGGAAGGAATTGGGGTATCAGGAAATACCTGTAAGCGGCAGTTTTTGTGCACGAATTATTAATGATTGATGAGAAGTGAAGCGGTCGAACCGGTAGAGATAATCAAAGTCTGGAGCGTTGGAAGGCAAGGCAGCCCGTCCAGACTTTGAAACCGATTGACTAGATCCTGCTTAGGCTTCCAGGAGTTCGACCAAACGTTTTAGCTGACCCATCCCGCCCAGTCGACGCGCCAGCTCCTTGACCTGATGAATCATTTCCACGGGATCCTTGATCCCCATTTGTTGTGTCTTGACAACATTGGCCGCGCGTTTTTCCCGCTTGGCCGTCTTATTCATTTTGCTCTTGATGATGTAGACGAAAGCGGGAGTGACTTTGACACCCTTTTCGGCTAGTGCATCCACAACCATCTTGTTCTTAGCTTTAGGATTCGCACGGATGTAATCGCGAATCTCTTCAGACTTGTTGACCTTCGGGGACTCTGCTTCGGGTTTTGCCTTAGCCAAGATTTCTCTCCTTTTTGTTTTGAAACCTGGGCAAAATAATCTTATGAACGTCTACTATACAAAAAAAACACATACCTACCACATTTCTACGCTCTTTTTTTTAATTTTTTTATGTTTTCTATGCATAGGTCAAAGTGTTCGACCTTGAAAACTTTATAAGATCTCACCACTCGGAGCTTAGTTCCAGTAGCTCGATCGATAGTTTCCAAGAGCGAAGTTTTAGTAAGTGCTGTTCGATGCTAAGCTCTAAATCCGTTAGCGTTATCGATCAAAGGACGGATCAAAAAGCTTCCGCGAATATCGAGATTTGTTTCAGATAGGAATTCGGGGAGACTCGTTTCTTTATTCGATTTGATCCTTCCATCGTTTGGGGCTACGGCGGAAAAAGTTTACCGTTTTAGACGCGTCGAACGTCTATAATCACTCTAAGTATTGGGCTACTACATCAGGAGATGGCCAAGCTAAACTGGAGTCTGCACAAACACTTGAGATTTCAAATTATAGCTATTAGTCGACCCGGTAGTAACAGCAACTTTCCCCTCCTTCCCGTATCGCATTCAATTCGTTTCTGGGCCCGAGCGAAAATCCTTACAGGATAATCTGAAATGTAACGAGCGACTTTATCTGAGGGATAGTGCTCTTCACTTTTTGCAGCCTGTCCCTTCGCTTTGGCACGACATATGCGTAAATTTGCGGAAATTCTTTGGGAAGGCTATGAATTATCACGCTTTGGCTACGGATTACGATGGCACGATTGCCACCGATGGGGTGGTTTTCCCTGAAACACTCGCAGCACTTAAGAAATTCCGAGAATCGGGTCATCGTCTGATACTTGTCACAGGTCGCGAACTTCCCGACCTTTTTTCCACCTTCAAGCATTCGGAAATTTTTGATCGCATCATCGCCGAAAACGGCGCGGTGCTTTACGATCCGTCGACCAAAGAATCGCGTCTGCTCAGTTCGGCACCTCCCGAAAGCTTCCTGGAAGAACTCAAGCGTCGTGACATCGCTCCGATCTCGGAGGGCCAGGTGATTGTTGCCACCTGGGAGCCCCATCAGAATGAGGTCCTGCAGGTTATCCGGGAGATGGGATTGGGCTTGCAGGTGATTTTTAACAAAGGCGCTGTGATGGTTCTGCCCTCCGGCATCAACAAAGCGACGGGTTTGAACGCTGCGTTGACCGAACTGAAACTTTCTCCTCACAATGTGGTCGGGGTTGGTGATGCGGAAAACGATCACTCGTTTCTGGAAATATGCGGTTGTTCCGTAGCTGTGGCAAACGCGCTACCCGCAGTCAAAGATCATTGCGATTTGGTGATGAAGACCGATCACGGAGCGGGAGTTGTCGAACTGATCGAAGGCCTACTCCAGGGGAGTTTAAACTTCAGCCCATTCAAATCGATTCCGTTGGGAGAGAACGAGAATAATCTGCCCGTTGCGTTGGATCTCTTGAACGAAGCTGTGCTGATTTGCGGTACGTCCGGTAGCGGGAAGTCGACTTTAGCCACTTCATTACTCGAACGAGTTTCGGCCGAAGGGCTTCAAATAGTGATTTTTGATCCGGAAGGAGATTACAACTCGCTCGAGTTTTTAATCTCCCTGGGAAGTCCGGAGCGAATTCCACTCGTGGAGGAAGTCATTGACATCCTTAGGAATCCAGAACGAAATCTCTCGCTGAATTTGCTCGGAGTCGCCTTGGAGCATCGGCCCGAACTTTTTGCCGAGATGCTCAAACGAGTGTTAGAATTACGTTCTCGGACTGGCCATCCTCATTTGATCGTTGTCGACGAGACGCATCATTTGCTTCCCACCGATTGGAAGAAAGAACCTCATCTTTTCCAGCGGAATGGCAAGGGGATTCTTTACATTACCGTGCACCCGGAATCGGTCGCCCGATCGGTATTAGAAACTGTGAATTCGGTTTTGGTAGTTGGAGAAAATCCTGAAGGTAAGATCCAGGATTTTTGCAGCGTTATTGACCGCCCGGTCCCTCCATTACCAGTCTTGGAATCCAAGTTGCCTTCAGGAACAGCACTCTTGTATCGCCGTGAACCTGAAGTGCTGTCTCTGGTCCGTACGGAAAAACCAACTGTACTCAGAAAAAGACATTCCAGAAAATACCCTGAGGGCAATTTGGGACCGGAACGAAGCTTCTATTTCCGAGGTCCCGACGATAAGCTGAATCTTAAGGCCCACAATTTGATTCTGTTCGTTCAATTGGCGGATGGAGTTGATGATGAGACCTGGTTATTTCATCTGCATAAACAGGACTATTCCGCTTGGCTCCGTCGGTATATCAAGAATTCGGATTTGGCTCTTGAGGTTTCTCAAATCGAACTGGATAAGTCGCTTTCTCCGATAGAATCTCGCTTAGCCATCCGTCGAGCAATCGAAGCGAATTACACTTTGCCGGCAGACCAACCTTCAGGACGGATCGATCCACAGAAATAGATCGACTGCGAATGGAAAAGGGGCGAGCAGATTACTGCTCTCCCCTTCGAAAGAGTTATTTGAACTGGGATTACTTGCCGTCCATTCGTTTCAGGACAACTGTACATACAGATTTATTGCTGGGACGGTACGAAGAGGACGACTGGTTCGAATTCGTTCCGTTCGTTCCATTGTTTCGGGAAGTTCCATCTTTGTCTTTATCGCCGTGGACGCAGATCGCAAGGAAGTCTTTCGCCATCACGAACGTACCACTTTTCGCTTCCTTATAGGTAGTTTCATTCGTATTGGCGTTGTTGTTCTGATTGGCGCCAGTTGTGCCATCTTTGGCTTCCCAGACCTGAACCATTCCATGAGGCTCGAACTGGATCTTCATCGTTTTGAAATGGGATTGATTGTCGTGACAAGTAATCACATTATTTTTGATCGTAACCTGTTTATCTTTTAGCTCGGACACAGGTTGACCGTCCTTTTCCAAACAAAGAACAGTCCAGGTGCCATCGAGAGAAGTGGAATCGGTAGCTTTCTCGGTTTGGCTTGGGGTGGGTGTTTGTCCAACGAATGCTAAAAGACTGCTGCATAGGATCGCGAACATGCTGAAACTCCTTGAACCAGAATAGTAAAAAAGCGTGCCTCTGGTTCTGTGCACGCCTGATTTCGATATTGCCTGCCTTCGGAGAGGAACAAATCCCATCGTTTTAGGTGAGTCCTTCACAGGCTCACAAAGTGATGGAATTCAAGCAAATCTTAAGTAATTCGATGCAAGAGTGGTGCCAGTCAAATTCGATTAGCTCGATTACATCAATCGCTCACATTGAGATATTTCTACCTATTGGATCGGGTCTATTAGGGGCGTTCATCTCAAGAGCAAAATCTGCAATGTAGGTTATAGTTCGGATATTTTAATATGCAGTAAACAATAATAGGTGAATCTGATTTCTTAGTACTGCGCAGCTCACTTCCCAAAAAATTGGATATCCCATTCGCTGTAGGTCGAAGCTCTTAAAAATGGTAAATTTCACTAAATATAATTTATATTTGCGGTGGCACAGTATCTGCTATTTTCATATTTAAGATAATCAATGACAATCCTTATTAGTTGAGCATAGTAATGAATTTCCTTGATATCGTTGATGCCACTCCTTCGGGGTCATCATCTAAAAATTATACGTTGCATTCACTTATTCGCTGCGAGCGAGCTGCTATCCACGCTTACGAGAAAACGCTCGAAAGGTATCGGTGCGAATCACTCGCCTTCTATCTCAATCGGCTTAATGATGATCATCGAGAATTATTAGGTGAGTTGGAATCTTACAGAAATGAGGGTCTTTCTCACGATATTGCCCTTTTAGGTCCATGGAATTCTTTCGAAAAGATATCTTCAGTATGGGCATGCGATTTAGATAACGCCCTTTTATTTGAGTTGAAAGCGGCCGAAGCGGATTTGATACATTTCTATGAGGATGCTCTTGCTTCCACTCAACTCGACTCCGAAAGTCGGAAGCTGCTTAGATCCAAGCTCATACCCTGGGGTTGGGATCATATCACGGAATTGGATTGGCTGATTGGACTGGAAGCGGCATAACACGAACCGCTAGATACTTACAACTTGACTCGCACTTCGTTGATTAACTAGTTTTCGATTCCTTGTTTAGATCTTTGATCACTCTCCGCCGTCCGATTTTGACAACAAATTGAGTTGTTTATTTTTGTTTTGAAAACATTTGCATACAGGTCCGAATCGGAAATTCACGAAATGCTATTTGGCATCGTCCAGGGATATCTTGTTTTAAGATTACTATTAGATCGCACTTCGGAGGTTAATCATGGGCTGGAATAAAGAACGGCTACAAGAGGTGGCCCATAGCAGACTTGCCGGAGCGAAACTTATTATGGTGGTGAATAGAGAGCCCTACATTCACCTTCATCAAAAAGAAAGAATTCATTGGATTCGACCCGCCGGTGGATTGACCACTGCTTTAGATCCAGTGATGCAGGCCTGCGGCGCGTTGTGGGTTGCCCATGGCTCGGGCGATGCCGATCAGGAAGTTTCGGACGCAAAAGGGCGCATTGGAGTGCCCCCGGACGATCCGCGATATACCCTGAAGCGAATTTGGCTCACTCTCAATGAAGAGAAGGGGTACTACTACGGCTTCGCCAATAGCAGTCTCTGGCCTCTGTGCCATCAGGTTTACTCTCGACCCACTTTCGATCCCGATCATTGGGATATTTATCGCCGGGTTAACCATAAATTCGCTGAATCGATTTTAGAAGAGGTGGGAAACGAGCCGGCCTTGGTTTTTGTTCAGGATTATCATTTTGCGTTGCTTCCCAAAATTCTGAAAGACGCGCGGCCCGATCTCGTGGTGGCACAATTCTGGCATATCCCCTGGCCCAGCCCGGAGGTGTTTCGAGTATGTCCCTGGTATCAGGAGATTATCGAGGGAATGCTGGGAAATGATCTTCTGGCTTTTCACATTCAGAATCACTGTAATAATTTCCTGGATACAGTGGATCGAACTTTGGAGTGCCGGCTGGATTGGGAACATTTCAGCGTTTTGCGTAACGGCCATACCACGCGCGTGCGTCCCCATCCCATCAGTGTAGATCCTACTCTGAGCGAGGAGTATCTGGATCAGGACTGGCAGATTCGAGCCCGTCAATTTCGAGATAAATATCAATTAGGCGATCGAAAGCTGATCGTGGGAGTTGATCGACTGGATTACACCAAGGGAATTCCTGAGCGGCTTCGGGCCGTCGATCGATTACTCATGACTCATCCGGAATGGGTGGAGAATTTTCATTTCGTTCAGATTGCCGCTCCCAGTCGAACGCTTCTGG
The genomic region above belongs to Telmatocola sphagniphila and contains:
- a CDS encoding HAD family hydrolase; this encodes MNYHALATDYDGTIATDGVVFPETLAALKKFRESGHRLILVTGRELPDLFSTFKHSEIFDRIIAENGAVLYDPSTKESRLLSSAPPESFLEELKRRDIAPISEGQVIVATWEPHQNEVLQVIREMGLGLQVIFNKGAVMVLPSGINKATGLNAALTELKLSPHNVVGVGDAENDHSFLEICGCSVAVANALPAVKDHCDLVMKTDHGAGVVELIEGLLQGSLNFSPFKSIPLGENENNLPVALDLLNEAVLICGTSGSGKSTLATSLLERVSAEGLQIVIFDPEGDYNSLEFLISLGSPERIPLVEEVIDILRNPERNLSLNLLGVALEHRPELFAEMLKRVLELRSRTGHPHLIVVDETHHLLPTDWKKEPHLFQRNGKGILYITVHPESVARSVLETVNSVLVVGENPEGKIQDFCSVIDRPVPPLPVLESKLPSGTALLYRREPEVLSLVRTEKPTVLRKRHSRKYPEGNLGPERSFYFRGPDDKLNLKAHNLILFVQLADGVDDETWLFHLHKQDYSAWLRRYIKNSDLALEVSQIELDKSLSPIESRLAIRRAIEANYTLPADQPSGRIDPQK
- a CDS encoding alpha,alpha-trehalose-phosphate synthase (UDP-forming), with amino-acid sequence MGWNKERLQEVAHSRLAGAKLIMVVNREPYIHLHQKERIHWIRPAGGLTTALDPVMQACGALWVAHGSGDADQEVSDAKGRIGVPPDDPRYTLKRIWLTLNEEKGYYYGFANSSLWPLCHQVYSRPTFDPDHWDIYRRVNHKFAESILEEVGNEPALVFVQDYHFALLPKILKDARPDLVVAQFWHIPWPSPEVFRVCPWYQEIIEGMLGNDLLAFHIQNHCNNFLDTVDRTLECRLDWEHFSVLRNGHTTRVRPHPISVDPTLSEEYLDQDWQIRARQFRDKYQLGDRKLIVGVDRLDYTKGIPERLRAVDRLLMTHPEWVENFHFVQIAAPSRTLLDAYQSLTQEVQTLVDEINLRYGSSHWQPVLFLNEHLGPEDVAVLYRMSEGCVVSSLHDGMNLVAKEFVCARSDEQGVLVLSEFTGAARELTDAIIVNPYDVSQLSDGMHSILTMPAAEQSKRMKKMRAEVQDKNIYRWAGMLLSEALKLVESTPSENLEKESLSTEFAA